The following nucleotide sequence is from Paeniglutamicibacter kerguelensis.
CGCATCAAGGTCTGGGATTCCAACGGAACGGTTCTTTATTCGGACGTGGGCGAGCTCATTGGAGAAACGTTCCCGCTTGAAGAATGGGCCGAGGAAATGCTGGCCGGGGGACCTGGTGTGGTCACCCTGGGTCCGCAGGACGAAGGCGAGAATATCTTCGAGGCGGGCAGCGAAGACCTGGTGGAAGTATACGTATTGGCTGGCGCCGGCACGGATACGCCGCTGCTCTTTGAAATGTATTTTCACGCTGATGTCGTGCGTTTGCCTGAACATCACATGCTCCTTGGCATGATCCCAGTGTTCTTGGTGGCCTTGGGCGTTTTGCAGGCCGCGCAGCTGATCCCCGGCATCGCTCTGGCCAAACGTGTGCAACGATATCAACGGGCCCGCCGCGCATTGCTGCAACAGGCAATCGAGGCCGGTGAACAGGAACGGGTCAGGCTTGCCAGGGACTTGCATGACGACATCATCCAGGATCTGGCCGGGCTGGCTTACGCATTGGATTCGTCAACTTCCGCCGACGGATCTGCACCCAGTGAGATCCTGCAGGGGAGCATCCGTAAGTTGCGTGAGGTAACCAGCGACCTGTATTCGACGCCGGTGAATGCGGCCGAATTGCCGGCGGCTCTGTCCGTGTTGGTGGAACGCACTCGAAGCAAGGGAATCCGGACCCGGGTCGATATTGCCGAGCCGCTCACCCTGGATAGCCGACAGGCGACAATGCTCTACAGAGTCGGGCGCGAAGCGCTGGTGAACATCATGAAACACGCGGATGCAAAGCACGTGCAGCTGAGCCTGAAGCCCAACGGAGGGTTTTGGACCTTGAACATCGCCGATGACGGGCTGGGATTCGACGTGCTGAAGGGCGGCAAAGAGAAACATTTCGGACTGCGCATGATGTCGGATGCCGCGGAAATGGTCGGTGCTCGTTTGGAACTTGCCAGCACTCCGGGCGGCGGAACCAGTCTCTCGGTCACCACCGGTGGCCGACCTATAGCTATGCGGGAGCACGACATGTTGATTGACGAAGCTGTCCTTTCCGCTGGCAGGGCGTAACAAAA
It contains:
- a CDS encoding sensor histidine kinase, which produces MLREEGSSVRSAILKFLLTGLVVLLTVSIPATFWGRSVAQNLAKQEVLELTQRLADYAIGPVLNPDLAAGDKSAVAQIDARMSPWMSDEMILRIKVWDSNGTVLYSDVGELIGETFPLEEWAEEMLAGGPGVVTLGPQDEGENIFEAGSEDLVEVYVLAGAGTDTPLLFEMYFHADVVRLPEHHMLLGMIPVFLVALGVLQAAQLIPGIALAKRVQRYQRARRALLQQAIEAGEQERVRLARDLHDDIIQDLAGLAYALDSSTSADGSAPSEILQGSIRKLREVTSDLYSTPVNAAELPAALSVLVERTRSKGIRTRVDIAEPLTLDSRQATMLYRVGREALVNIMKHADAKHVQLSLKPNGGFWTLNIADDGLGFDVLKGGKEKHFGLRMMSDAAEMVGARLELASTPGGGTSLSVTTGGRPIAMREHDMLIDEAVLSAGRA